The proteins below are encoded in one region of Deinococcus ruber:
- a CDS encoding RNA-guided endonuclease InsQ/TnpB family protein, with translation MTFKAMKYRLFPNATQEKVLDTTLYLCRQLYNGALEERRGAYKKAGVSVSYYEQKRALTEIKADLPEYKDIHSQVLQDVIERLDKSFKGFFRRIKSGAKAGYPRFKGRAHYDSFTYPQAGKTGAMPLENAGKVYLSKIGNVRCKYHRPLEGTIKTATVKREGDKWDIVFVCQVEVVALPATGDDIGIDLGTNPNFLITSDGEFVPAPRHFKKSERKIGLLQRATSRKKRGSRRHKALKRQVAAEHRRVANRRRDFHHKTARTLVDRHDAVYHEDLNIIGLARSSTAKGVLDAGWASFINILSLKAVNAGRKVLGVDPNYTSQDCSRCGHRQKVKIGHAYICANCGMDMHRDVNAAINILNRGRDAAFSESVPVTALVDLRSLAL, from the coding sequence ATGACGTTTAAGGCAATGAAGTACAGGTTGTTTCCGAACGCCACGCAGGAGAAGGTGCTGGACACCACGCTGTATCTGTGCCGTCAGCTCTACAACGGAGCACTGGAAGAGCGGAGAGGCGCATACAAGAAGGCAGGGGTGTCCGTCAGCTACTACGAGCAGAAACGTGCCCTGACCGAGATCAAGGCCGATCTGCCGGAGTACAAGGATATCCATTCGCAGGTGTTGCAGGACGTGATCGAACGGCTGGACAAGAGCTTCAAGGGGTTTTTCCGGCGCATCAAGTCGGGTGCGAAAGCGGGGTATCCCCGCTTCAAGGGTCGGGCACACTATGACTCCTTCACCTACCCGCAGGCTGGGAAAACAGGGGCGATGCCTCTGGAAAATGCAGGCAAGGTGTATCTGTCGAAGATCGGCAACGTGCGCTGCAAGTATCACCGCCCGCTGGAGGGCACCATCAAGACGGCGACGGTCAAACGGGAAGGCGACAAGTGGGACATCGTTTTTGTCTGCCAAGTCGAAGTCGTCGCGCTGCCCGCGACTGGCGACGACATTGGGATTGATCTGGGTACAAACCCGAACTTCCTCATCACCTCAGACGGGGAGTTCGTGCCTGCTCCGCGTCACTTCAAGAAAAGCGAACGCAAGATCGGTCTGCTGCAACGGGCGACAAGCAGGAAGAAGCGTGGGAGTCGTCGTCACAAAGCACTGAAGCGCCAGGTCGCCGCCGAACATCGGCGGGTTGCCAATCGGCGTCGGGACTTCCACCACAAAACCGCCCGCACCCTGGTCGATCGCCATGACGCGGTGTATCACGAAGACCTGAACATCATCGGCCTGGCCCGTTCCAGCACCGCCAAAGGCGTGCTGGATGCAGGCTGGGCCAGCTTCATCAATATCCTTTCCCTCAAAGCTGTGAATGCTGGACGGAAAGTTTTGGGGGTTGACCCCAACTACACGAGTCAGGATTGCAGCCGGTGCGGCCACAGGCAGAAGGTCAAGATCGGCCACGCCTACATCTGCGCCAACTGCGGCATGGACATGCACCGAGATGTCAATGCTGCGATTAACATCCTGAATCGGGGCCGGGATGCGGCCTTCAGCGAGAGCGTGCCAGTGACGGCGCTTGTAGACCTGAGAAGCCTCGCCCTTTAG
- the tnpA gene encoding IS200/IS605 family transposase, whose product MHMPEERSTRHAHFNLNYHLVFTPKDRRRSFSGPSRDRLMEIFTATCTEREWKVLGMEVMPDHVHVFVSCPPKWAPSDIAKILKGVSARLLLQDFPALRRCGHLWTNAYYVGSAGKISADVIQRYIANQRKHQVDDDDV is encoded by the coding sequence GTGCACATGCCGGAAGAGCGTTCTACACGACATGCACACTTCAATTTGAACTACCATCTGGTGTTCACGCCGAAGGATCGTCGTCGTTCGTTCTCCGGCCCCAGTCGTGACCGTCTGATGGAGATTTTTACGGCGACCTGCACGGAGCGGGAGTGGAAGGTGCTGGGGATGGAGGTCATGCCTGACCATGTTCATGTGTTCGTCTCCTGCCCGCCGAAGTGGGCACCGTCCGATATCGCCAAGATTCTGAAAGGTGTATCGGCACGGCTGTTGTTGCAAGACTTCCCGGCGTTGCGGCGATGCGGCCATCTGTGGACGAACGCCTATTACGTCGGCTCGGCGGGCAAGATTTCCGCCGATGTGATCCAGCGGTACATCGCCAACCAGCGCAAGCATCAGGTAGATGACGATGACGTTTAA